The following proteins are co-located in the Pyxicephalus adspersus chromosome Z, UCB_Pads_2.0, whole genome shotgun sequence genome:
- the LOC140342972 gene encoding cytochrome P450 2F2-like — translation MELSGILCLILIFLITTILFLPRWKVKGRLPPGPFPLPFIGNMHQVKMNDLIKSLVELSKKYGPMYTFYLGSRPTVVMCGYEILKEALIDHAEEFSGRGDFPAVQQYSKGNGIVYGTGERWKQLRRFAIHTLKNFGMGKRSLEERVKEEAQCLISEFRKSEGKPLDPTFGFSSAGSNIICSLVFGDRFDYRDDEFMNLLYLINNSWHLMSSTWGQLLFVFPKIMQYVPGPHKKIYKNYVKLGAFVAKRLRMNKETLDPNNPRDFIDCFLIKIEQEQKNPNSHFNYETMLKTTVNVFFAGTETVGSTLRYGFLIMLKHPEVRAKVQEEIDHVIGRDRSPCMDDRSQMPYTEAVIYEIQRYADIVPMSVPHTVTRDITFRGYHLPEGLNIMPLICTSQYDATKFKNPHSFDPTHFLDKNGLFKKNEAFMAFSAGKRICLGEGLAQMELFIFFTTILQNFTPKPLVDPKDIDITPESSGLGNIPRPYKMCLVPR, via the exons ATGGAGCTCAGTGGGATTCTCTGTCTTATTCTCATATTCCTCATAACAACTATCCTATTTCTGCCACGATGGAAGGTCAAAGGAAGGCTACCCCCTGGTCCTTTTCCTCTTCCCTTCATAGGAAACATGCACCAAGTCAAGATGAATGATCTCATTAAGTCTCTGGTTGAG cttagcaaAAAGTATGGGCCCATGTACACATTTTATCTTGGTTCTCGCCCCACCGTGGTCATGTGCGGATACGAGATTTTAAAGGAAGCTCTAATAGATCATGCAGAAGAATTTAGTGGGAGAGGAGATTTTCCAGCAGTCCAACAATACAGCAAAGGAAATG GAATTGTATATGGGACAGGAGAAAGATGGAAGCAGCTCCGACGTTTTGCTATCCATACTCTAAAGAATTTTGGAATGGGGAAGAGAAGCCTGGAAGAAAGGGTGAAGGAAGAGGCCCAGTGTCTAATATCAGAGTTCCGAAAAAGTGAAG gAAAGCCCCTAGACCCTACCTTTGGATTTAGCTCTGCTGGCTCCAACATAATCTGCTCTCTGGTGTTTGGAGATCGGTTTGACTACAGAGATGACGAATTTATGAATCTGCTTTATCTAATCAACAACAGTTGGCACCTTATGAGCTCTACATGGGGACAG CTACTCTTCGTGTTTCCAAAAATCATGCAGTATGTTCCAGGCCCAcacaaaaagatttacaaaaactATGTAAAGCTTGGAGCGTTTGTGGCAAAGAGACTTCGGATGAACAAAGAGACACTGGACCCAAACAACCCTCGTGATTTTATAGACTGTTTTCTCATAAAAATTGAACAG gaacAGAAAAACCCAAACAGCCACTTCAACTATGAGACAATGTTGAAAACTACAGTGAATGTGTTCTTTGCTGGTACAGAAACAGTGGGATCTACATTGAGATATGGTTTTCTGATCATGCTGAAGCACCCAGAAGTGAGAG CGAAAGTTCAAGAGGAAATAGACCATGTGATTGGTCGAGACAGAAGTCCATGCATGGATGATCGCAGCCAGATGCCTTACACTGAAGCAGTTATCTATGAAATTCAGAGATATGCAGACATAGTGCCCATGAGCGTCCCACATACCGTGACCCGGGACATCACATTCCGTGGCTATCACTTGCCCGAG GGTCTGAACATCATGCCCCTGATTTGCACATCACAGTATGATGCTACAAAATTTAAGAATCCACACTCTTTTGATCCAACACACTTCCTGGATAAAAATGGACTCTTCAAGAAGAATGAGGCATTCATGGCATTTTCAGcag GAAAGAGAATCTGCCTTGGTGAAGGTCTGGCCCAAATGGAGCTGTTTATTTTCTTCACCACCATCCTCCAAAACTTCACTCCAAAGCCTCTGGTGGATCCAAAGGACATTGATATTACTCCGGAGAGCAGCGGATTGGGAAACATACCACGGCCATACAAAATGTGCCTTGTTCCTCGTTAA